A single genomic interval of Methanocorpusculum sp. harbors:
- a CDS encoding flavodoxin family protein — protein MADVILISGSPRAKGNTEHALNVCKDAIEKRGLSAKIISLRGNPIQGCIACGECGKNGKCCLKDGLNDMLDDIKAADGFIIGAPVYFGTARGDVMNLIQRVSMVARVNGNWLSGKVGGPVVVARRGGLTSTLQEMLMSFFISDMIVCGSSYWNIAFGHAPGDVANDKEGMATLEKFGDNVAKLILQLRK, from the coding sequence ATGGCAGATGTTATTTTGATTTCCGGAAGCCCGCGGGCGAAAGGAAACACCGAGCATGCACTGAATGTATGCAAAGATGCGATCGAAAAGAGGGGTCTCTCGGCAAAGATCATCTCTCTTCGCGGGAACCCGATCCAGGGATGTATTGCCTGCGGCGAATGCGGCAAAAACGGAAAATGCTGTCTCAAGGACGGGCTGAATGATATGCTTGATGATATCAAGGCGGCAGACGGTTTTATTATCGGCGCTCCGGTCTATTTCGGAACGGCACGCGGGGACGTGATGAATCTTATCCAGCGTGTTTCGATGGTCGCCCGGGTGAATGGGAACTGGCTTTCAGGGAAAGTCGGCGGTCCGGTTGTCGTTGCACGCCGCGGCGGTCTGACCTCGACCCTGCAGGAGATGCTGATGTCCTTTTTCATCTCAGATATGATCGTCTGCGGTTCTTCCTACTGGAACATCGCGTTTGGTCATGCACCGGGAGATGTCGCAAACGATAAGGAAGGTATGGCCACGCTGGAGAAGTTCGGCGATAATGTTGCGAAGCTGATTCTGCAACTGAGAAAATAA
- a CDS encoding geranylgeranylglycerol-phosphate geranylgeranyltransferase — protein MSLAGYGKIIRPMNAGVSGVTAGIAYFIAGGTQPLFAVLLFFIVLVICGAGNVLNDYFDLEIDKVNRPDRPIPSGKVSPKGAVVWAGFLFGAGILAACFTNFWCLGIALVNVLILIIYAAKFKGIPLLGNLSVAYLSGSIFLFGGFLVGPGSFLVMLPLFAITFFGTLARELLKDAEDIEGDRIGGARTLPMQIGVRRTAVLAVIFVLCAVLFSFVPFLTWGVVYLILIGVVDVFIFLVTARSLGFRDPQDLAASNCTTFLKYGMFAALFVFLLMEILSLLL, from the coding sequence ATGAGTCTGGCTGGTTATGGAAAAATCATCCGTCCGATGAACGCGGGCGTCTCGGGAGTCACCGCAGGGATCGCCTACTTTATCGCTGGAGGCACGCAGCCGCTTTTTGCAGTGCTGCTGTTCTTCATCGTTCTCGTGATCTGCGGGGCAGGGAACGTACTCAACGATTACTTCGATCTGGAGATCGACAAAGTGAACAGGCCTGACCGTCCTATCCCGTCAGGGAAAGTTTCTCCGAAGGGAGCCGTCGTCTGGGCAGGGTTCCTTTTTGGTGCAGGGATCCTTGCCGCCTGTTTCACGAACTTCTGGTGTCTCGGAATCGCTCTCGTCAATGTCTTGATCCTGATCATCTATGCGGCAAAGTTCAAGGGCATCCCGCTCTTAGGTAATCTGAGCGTAGCCTATCTTTCAGGGAGCATCTTCCTCTTCGGCGGGTTTCTGGTCGGCCCCGGATCATTTTTGGTCATGCTGCCGCTCTTTGCGATCACGTTCTTTGGGACGCTTGCCCGTGAACTGCTGAAAGATGCCGAGGATATCGAGGGGGACCGGATCGGCGGGGCACGGACCCTTCCGATGCAGATAGGGGTCCGGAGAACCGCAGTCCTCGCCGTAATATTTGTTCTCTGTGCTGTACTCTTCAGCTTTGTTCCGTTCCTCACTTGGGGTGTTGTGTATTTGATCCTGATCGGCGTCGTGGATGTGTTCATCTTTCTCGTGACTGCGAGATCGCTTGGATTTCGAGATCCGCAGGATCTTGCCGCGTCAAACTGCACGACCTTTCTCAAATACGGGATGTTTGCCGCTCTCTTTGTGTTTCTGCTGATGGAAATCCTTTCACTATTACTGTGA
- the pyrB gene encoding aspartate carbamoyltransferase yields MTHEQKNILSVRDMGREEIDKLLCSAAAFDRGNYTGHELDGKLLAVLFFEPSTRTRMSFSSAMMRLGGKILNLGSVEATSITKGETLSDTIRVISGYCDAIVLRHPKEGAARLAGEVASVPVINGGDGAGQHPSQTLLDLFTIRESMPIENIDVGLQGDLRYGRTVHSLAFALSKYNNIRLHTIAPDGLNFPKFIKEDLQDVGVELIVHDHIEDALPELDVLYVTRLQRERFPDPVAFANYASTYRITPELLELAKPSMIVLHPLPRVDEIDPAVDDLPCAKYFEQAHNGVPIRMAMLNEVIN; encoded by the coding sequence ATGACACACGAACAAAAAAATATCCTATCTGTAAGGGATATGGGACGTGAAGAAATTGACAAACTCCTCTGTTCCGCTGCCGCATTTGATCGTGGAAACTACACCGGCCACGAACTTGACGGCAAACTTCTTGCCGTTCTCTTTTTCGAACCCAGCACCCGGACCCGCATGTCCTTCTCTTCAGCAATGATGCGTCTTGGGGGCAAGATCCTCAATCTCGGCTCGGTCGAAGCCACCTCCATCACCAAAGGAGAGACCCTTTCAGACACGATCCGCGTCATTTCCGGATACTGCGACGCGATCGTTCTGCGCCACCCGAAAGAGGGTGCCGCCCGTCTTGCAGGCGAGGTCGCGTCAGTCCCCGTTATCAACGGGGGGGATGGAGCAGGTCAGCATCCCTCCCAGACCTTACTCGATCTTTTTACCATCCGCGAATCCATGCCGATCGAAAACATCGACGTCGGACTCCAGGGCGATCTTCGATATGGAAGAACCGTCCATTCTCTTGCGTTTGCCCTCTCCAAATACAATAACATTCGCCTCCATACGATCGCCCCTGACGGACTCAATTTTCCCAAGTTTATCAAAGAAGATCTCCAGGATGTAGGTGTCGAACTGATCGTCCATGATCATATCGAGGATGCTCTTCCTGAACTCGATGTCCTGTATGTGACCCGTCTTCAGCGCGAACGCTTCCCCGACCCGGTCGCTTTTGCAAACTACGCATCCACCTACCGGATCACGCCCGAACTCCTGGAACTTGCCAAACCGAGTATGATCGTTCTCCACCCGCTCCCCCGCGTCGACGAGATCGATCCGGCGGTCGATGACCTCCCCTGTGCCAAATACTTTGAACAGGCGCATAACGGTGTTCCGATAAGAATGGCAATGCTGAACGAGGTGATCAACTGA
- a CDS encoding polymer-forming cytoskeletal protein, with amino-acid sequence MKVIVKDNLHTAEPGSYFRGSVMIDGDFLVPPRTFFWRDLVVTGKLFLCSESHVAGNVTCNGAVICHDSVIEGELNSGAEQLTVCDNAKVRVIRSDGNVLLRPGIVSAEVRGVNILVMGKIQCGKLMGKNTRVVTN; translated from the coding sequence ATGAAAGTAATAGTAAAAGATAATCTGCACACGGCAGAGCCTGGATCATATTTCCGCGGCTCAGTCATGATCGATGGCGATTTTCTTGTACCTCCCCGTACATTTTTCTGGCGTGATCTCGTCGTTACCGGGAAACTCTTTTTATGCTCCGAGTCCCACGTCGCCGGCAACGTGACCTGCAATGGTGCGGTGATCTGTCATGACTCGGTCATCGAAGGCGAACTCAATTCAGGTGCGGAGCAGCTTACGGTTTGCGATAATGCAAAAGTCCGGGTGATCCGGTCGGACGGGAATGTTCTGCTTCGTCCGGGCATCGTATCTGCCGAGGTCCGCGGTGTCAATATACTCGTGATGGGTAAGATCCAGTGCGGGAAGCTGATGGGCAAAAACACTCGTGTTGTTACGAACTAA
- the pyrI gene encoding aspartate carbamoyltransferase regulatory subunit, producing the protein MVRTSSDGIVISPIKNGTVIDHITPGEGLTVLRILGIRDGTHVTVIVASNVTSSRGGRKDMVKIENREILKDEVDKIALVAPDATISIIRNFKVSDKKPVEVPQRIVGVIKCPNPNCITNTKEPVQSKFVVHPRGFRCQYCDSLISSEMDIGDYI; encoded by the coding sequence ATGGTCCGAACTAGTTCCGACGGGATCGTTATCTCGCCGATCAAAAACGGTACGGTCATCGACCACATCACCCCGGGTGAGGGTCTGACCGTTCTCCGGATCCTTGGGATTCGTGACGGAACGCACGTTACGGTCATCGTCGCATCAAATGTCACGAGTTCACGCGGCGGACGAAAAGACATGGTCAAGATCGAGAATCGTGAAATCCTCAAAGACGAAGTGGATAAAATCGCTCTGGTCGCCCCTGACGCGACCATCAGTATCATCCGGAACTTCAAGGTCTCGGACAAAAAACCCGTCGAAGTCCCGCAAAGGATCGTCGGCGTGATCAAATGCCCGAATCCAAACTGCATCACAAATACAAAAGAGCCTGTCCAGAGTAAATTCGTCGTGCACCCGCGGGGATTCCGCTGTCAGTACTGCGATTCTCTCATCTCCTCTGAGATGGACATCGGCGACTACATCTGA
- a CDS encoding tRNA (guanine(10)-N(2))-dimethyltransferase → MECREITEGSTTFTAPVQDETTHFPPGSAPVFYNTKMEFNRDMTVLLTKIIQPADYLDAMAATGVRGLRIANEAGIPVTINDRDEQAVRIIKANAEKLGGSITVTCDDANRLMCTERFDSIDLDPFGTPVPFLDAASRAAKHYLFVTATDTAPLCGAHFKAGCRRYFATPRNTEYHAEVGLRMMMGTMARELVKYDRGMKPILSFAKSHYFRSHVRVLGRVSAADETMGQIGFVMQCPKCLYRAEQKGALYPKTHVCPYCGVESVPVGPLWMGPLQEKEILAEMLTVLPDMQFGTKRQMEKLLTFLLAEPETCTYYDYHIVSRNMKVSPPNMEELIASLNEAGYYTTRTHFCDTGIKTTASLPLIEEMIRLWNKENLQM, encoded by the coding sequence ATGGAATGCAGGGAGATCACTGAAGGGAGTACGACATTTACCGCTCCGGTCCAGGACGAGACGACACATTTTCCTCCCGGCTCGGCCCCGGTCTTTTACAATACGAAGATGGAGTTCAACCGCGATATGACGGTACTTCTTACGAAGATCATTCAGCCGGCCGATTATCTGGACGCAATGGCGGCAACGGGCGTTCGCGGCCTTAGGATCGCAAACGAGGCAGGGATCCCGGTCACGATAAATGACCGTGACGAACAGGCGGTCAGGATAATCAAGGCGAATGCAGAGAAACTGGGCGGCAGTATTACCGTGACCTGCGATGATGCGAACCGGCTGATGTGCACAGAACGATTCGATTCGATCGATCTCGATCCGTTCGGCACCCCGGTACCTTTTCTCGATGCAGCCTCACGGGCGGCAAAACATTATCTTTTTGTCACGGCGACGGACACGGCCCCCCTCTGCGGAGCCCATTTCAAGGCAGGGTGCCGCAGATATTTTGCGACGCCGAGAAATACCGAGTATCACGCAGAAGTGGGTCTTAGGATGATGATGGGGACTATGGCCAGGGAACTTGTGAAATACGACCGCGGCATGAAGCCGATCCTGAGTTTTGCAAAGTCCCACTACTTCCGTTCACATGTCAGAGTGCTTGGAAGAGTCTCAGCCGCTGATGAAACTATGGGGCAGATCGGTTTTGTGATGCAGTGCCCAAAGTGCCTCTATCGTGCCGAACAAAAAGGCGCTCTCTACCCAAAAACGCATGTTTGCCCGTACTGCGGCGTCGAGAGCGTGCCGGTCGGCCCCTTGTGGATGGGACCTCTGCAGGAAAAGGAGATCCTTGCCGAGATGCTGACCGTCCTGCCGGATATGCAGTTTGGAACAAAACGGCAGATGGAAAAACTGCTGACGTTCCTGCTTGCAGAACCGGAAACATGCACATATTATGATTACCACATCGTTTCCCGAAACATGAAAGTCTCGCCGCCGAATATGGAAGAACTGATTGCGAGCTTAAATGAAGCAGGATACTACACGACCCGGACCCATTTCTGTGATACCGGGATAAAAACGACGGCTTCTCTTCCTCTCATCGAGGAAATGATCCGTCTCTGGAACAAAGAGAATCTTCAGATGTAG